The following coding sequences lie in one Chionomys nivalis chromosome 8, mChiNiv1.1, whole genome shotgun sequence genomic window:
- the LOC130879067 gene encoding olfactory receptor 52W1, translated as MRPKLYPYRMTHSRASQSNSTFQCPVFFILTGIPGLGDRQTWLTLVFGPMYLLALLGNATLLTVIRIDSTLHQPMFLLLATLAATDLGLATSIAPGLLAVLWFGPRSVQYAVCLIQMFFVHALTAVESGVLLAMACDRAVAVGRPLHYPILVTKARVGYAVSALTLKAVAIVVPFPLLVARFEHFRARIIHHAYCAHMAVVELVVGNTRVNNLYGLALSLAVSGVDILGIAGSYGLIAHAVLRLPTWEARAKAFGTCSSHICVILAFYVPGLFSYLTHRFGRHTVPKSVHILLSNIYLLLPPALNPLIYGVRTKQIRDRFLEMFKFRKEQF; from the coding sequence ATGAGACCCAAACTTTATCCTTACAGGATGACACACAGTCGAGCTTCACAGTCCAACTCCACCTTCCAATGCCCAGTTTTCTTCATATTGACTGGCATCCCAGGgttgggagacagacagacctggCTGACACTGGTGTTTGGGCCCATGTATCTGCTGGCCCTGCTGGGCAATGCAACACTTCTGACAGTGATCCGGATAGACTCTACACTGCACCAGCCCATGTTTCTACTCCTGGCTACATTGGCAGCTACCGACTTGGGCTTAGCCACATCTATAGCCCCAGGGTTGTTGGCTGTCCTGTGGTTTGGGCCCAGATCTGTGCAATACGCTGTCTGCCTCATCCAGATGTTCTTTGTACATGCACTGACTGCTGTGGAATCTGGTGTGCTTTTGGCCATGGCCTGTGATCGTGCTGTGGCAGTGGGGCGTCCACTACACTACCCTATCTTGGTTACTAAAGCCCGGGTGGGCTATGCAGTCTCGGCACTGACACTGAAAGCTGTGGCTATTGTGGTGCCTTTCCCCCTACTGGTAGCACGGTTTGAGCACTTCCGTGCCAGGATCATACACCATGCCTATTGCGCACACATGGCAGTCGTGGAGCTAGTGGTGGGTAACACACGGGTCAACAACTTGTATGGGCTAGCACTTTCATTGGCTGTGTCTGGTGTAGATATTCTGGGCATTGCTGGGTCATATGGGCTCATTGCCCATGCTGTGCTTCGGCTGCCTACCTGGGAGGCCCGGGCAAAGGCCTTTGGTACATGTAGTTCTCACATCTGTGTCATCCTGGCCTTCTATGTGCCTGGTCTCTTCTCCTACCTCACACACCGCTTTGGTCGTCACACTGTCCCAAAGTCAGTGCATATCCTTTTGTCCAACATCTATTTGCTGCTGCCACCTGCCCTCAACCCCCTCATCTATGGGGTCCGCACCAAGCAGATCAGGGACCGATTCTTAGAAATGTTtaaattcagaaaagagcagttttAA